Within the Desulfatibacillum aliphaticivorans DSM 15576 genome, the region CATAGGTTTTTTGGGGGTTGATTTTTTCCTTGCCCAAAAAATGAACCTTCCAGGCCGGAACGACCATGACGTACAAATAGGCCCAAGCGCAAGTGTACAGATGGAGGATGACCAGCCTTTTGTCAAAGAGAACGGTCAGCAGCCACAGCAACAGAGCCCCGCAGAAGAAAAAAATGGAGGTTACAGCGATAAAGATCAGAAGTGCTATTGAAATCAACCTGTTAAACATTAATCCTCCTTGGTCGCCGGTGAAAGGTCATGGGTTCCACCCGTGGGAATAACGGAACGCAAAGAACGGCGCAATTTTTTTATCGAACGGACTAACAACCGGCTCATTTTTAACCGAAATATTAAAAACTCGTTCGCATATTTTTTTGCATATCACTAACCGCATTGACAGGCAAGGCGCGGCGCGTCATCAGGACGGCAAGGGTGGGATTCGGGGCGCCCCGGGAAAAACAAAACGGGCGAGCCGAAGCTCGCCCGATGAATTTTAAATCAAGAAAAAATTTGTAATTAAGGATGGTTAGACCTTGATGGCGGCCAGCATGCCTTTCAGGGCTTCGGCCAGAGAGACAAGCTCCTTGATGCGGTCTTCCATGGCGTGGGCGCCTTGGGTGTTGGATTCCATGGCGTCCTGAATGCCGGACAGGGCGTCCGTAACCTGCTCCACGCCTTGAAGCTCCTGGCGGCTGGTTGCGGCGATTTTCCGGGAGGAGCCCACGGCGGCGTCGATGTTTTGGGCCAGCTTGTTGATGGCCTGGACGGTGCGATTGTTCAGCCCCTCCCCTTCCTGGGCCGAAAGGGAGCACTTTTCCGCCGCTTTAATGGCCCTGTCAGCTGCGACCTGGATTTCCTTTAATATGGAGCGCACCTGCCGCGTGGCGCCCTTGGATTGCTCGGACAGGGTCTTGACTTCGGCCGCAACCACCTGGAAGCCCTTGCCGAACTCTCCGGCCTTGGCCGCCTCAATGGAGGCGTTGACCGACAGCAGCTCGGATTGATGGGCCACCTCGTCCACCATGTCGATGATTTCGGAAATGCGCACGGCCTGGGCGCTGAGATTGGCCACGCTCTCTCCCACTTCCACCACCTGTCTGGTTATGACGTCCACTCCGTCCCCCATGGCGTTGGTGGCGCTTTTTCCCTCTTCATAGGCCAAGGCCGTGGATTCGGCGGAGGCGACCACCTGATCGGCGTTCTCGGAAGAGGATTGCACGGCCTGCCTCAGTTCGGTGGAGGTAACGTTAATCTGGGTCACGGAGGCGGACGTCTCGGACGCGGTGGAGGAAAACTGGGTCGCCATGGTGGAAAGCTCCCGGGACGATTCCGTCAGGGAGTCGGCGCCTTCCCTCACCCGAATGACCACCCGCGCCAAAGCGTCGCAAATCGCATTGACGGCATCGGCCATTTGCCGTGTTTCGTCTTTGGTCTTTAAATCCAATCGCCTGTCCATGCCTCCGCGGGAAACCCGGTCCGAAAAGGCCACGATTTTCATCATGGGATTGACGATGGAGCGTCCTACGGCGAAAGCTATACTTACACCCGTCAAGGAAAAGAGGATAAAGGATATGATGAAGATCCTTTTTGTCAGGGAAGTCGCCCATTTTGCCAACCCTGCCAAACCGGCGCCGAAATTTTCCTTGGCGATGTTAAGCTCGTCAATGGTCTTTCTGATCTTGGCGGTAAGCTCCATGCGGATGTCATAGTCATCGGTGTAATAATACTGCCAGGCCAGATCAATAATCACTTCATCCAAATCCGAGGACCTTTGAGCCCACTTGACCATTTCCTGCACACTCCTGTTTCCCTTCAAATATCGAAACAGGTCCATGAGTTCACGGGCCTCATCCGGGTCCACCGTGCTTGTCAACCCGACTACGCTGCTAACCAGGTCGTCTTCCGTCCCCTCGTTGAACGCTTGCTCGGCTTTTGCGCAAACCAGGGAGACCGCCATACAGCTTTTCCTTAACCGTACAAATTCCTTGTAATCTTCCTCGCCGCCTAAATTGAGATAGCGCTCCAACTTTACAAAGGATTCGTAGTGCATAACCGTGTGATCGTGCAGCCCCTTCTCCATCCCCACCACCCTCTCCATCACGGATAGGGATACCAGGCCCATGATCATGACGAATGCAGAGGAAAGGACGCCGATGGCGTACAGGACAAACATTTTTTTATTGATGGAATCCGTGAGGGAAAAACGCATTAAAAAGACGCTCCTGTGCCGTTGACAAAAATGAGCCAGATCGAATAGATGCTCAGCCTATTCCGAACCGCAAACCACTTGAAAAACCCGTTGCAATAAAGGCCGGAAGCACAGTCATTGCGGATTAAGATTGTTGCAGATAGCTGGAATTGCAGGCATAATGAAAACTTCGGAAGTTAAATTATCAAATCTTAAGGAAACAAAAAAGGGAAATATACAACCAGAGAAAAAAACTCCGGAATTTAATAAAAAACGCGAGTTTTACCCTAGCAAAAATGACTTTTTTAACTGGAGATCTTTTTCATATTTCAAAGGCGGCCAGGGAAAAAGCTGGCAATCTATAAAACAACAACCGGCGGAGAGGCCCTCCTGCCGCATTCCTTTCCGCCGAAATGCGGCGCGCCGAGGCGCCTTGGCCCGAATGATTAAAAGATTTTACACCTTGATGTTTTCCACCAGTTTTTTCAGGGTTTCCGCCAGTTGCACCAACTCGCGGGAGCGCGACTCCATGAGTTTGGCGCCCGCCGTGTTCTGCTGGGTGGCGTCTTTGATGTCGGCCAGAGCATCCGTCACCTGGGACACCCCTTGAAGCTCCTGGCGGGCGGTGGAGGAGATTTTTTTGGTAAAGGCCACGGCGCCGTCAAAGCTGTCCGCCAGTCTGGACATGGAATCCGAAGCCTGTTCATTGAGATTCAGGCCGTGGTTAACTGCGGAGGCGCTTTGTTCAGCGGCTTTGGCGGCGGCTTCCGCGGCTTTTTGAATTTCCTTTAAAATGGAGCGAACCTGCCGCGTGGCGCCCTTGGATTGCTCGGACAAAGTTTTGACTTCCGCCGCAACCACCTGGAAGCCCTTGCCGAACTCTCCAGCCTTGGCCGCCTCAATGGAGGCGTTGACCGACAGCAGTTCGGATTGATGGGCCACTTCGTCCACCATATCGATGATTTCAGCGATGCGTACAGCCTGAGCGCTTAGTTTGGCGATGCGTTCCCCCACCTCCACCACTTCCAGGTTGATCAGGCTCATTCCGTGGCCCATTTCTTCGGTGGCTTTTTTGCCAATTTCGTAAATCGTAGCGGAATGCTCGGCGTAAGAGGCCACGGAATCGGCGTTTTCCGAAGAAGTCTGCACAGCCTGCTTAAGCTCCTGGGCCGTCACGTTGATCTCGGAAACCGACGCGGATGTCTCGGTGGCTGTCGTGGCGAACTGATTGGCCGTGGAGGAAAGGTCCTGGGCGGATTCCGTCAGGGTTTCCGCTCCGTTCATGATTTTCACGGCCAAATCACGCAAGGCCTCGCAAATGGCGTTGACGGCAATGGCCAGGTCGCGGGTTTCATCTTTGGTTTCCACTTCAAGACGCCGGTCGAATCCTCCTTTGGAAACCCTTTGAGAAAAACGGATGGCCTTGACTATGGGCTTTACAATGGAACGTCCCATGAAATAGGAGGCGGTCACGCTTAAAACCAGAAACAGGACAAAAGTCCCCACAAAAACCCTGCGCACCGTTTTTACGACCCAAGACTTAAATGCGCTGATCGCCTCGGTGAAATTCACTTTGGCTTTCACAAGGTTCTTGAGGGACTCGTCGATTTTCGGCTTCAGGCCGGCCCGATATTCCGGATCAGGATTGTTGCGGTACGCCTCCATGATCGCCATAAACCGGTCTTCCTGGGCCACGGTTTCTTTGGCTGCCTGTATCATGGCGGCCATCATGGGGTTGGACCTGAGCTTCATCCCCAACTCCACCGTATCCTTGCCTTCCTCCGTGCTCATGTTGTCAAGCAGCCGTCCCATACTGTCAATTTTTTTCCGAATCTCCTCAACCGAATAGCTGCCGTCCGCCATGCTGAACTGAAAGGCGACTCCCCTGACCCTGGCGCGGATTTCCTTAAACTTTTCGTAATCCTCCGGGTTCCCTTCGTACATGTAACGCTGCAAGTAATCCAGGGATTCGAAATGCATGGTGGTGTGCTGATGGAGGCCTTCCTGCAGGCCCATCATTTTCTCCATCACCTGTAAGACAACCAAGCCCACGCCCAGGATAAATACGGAAGCCATCACCCCGGTCAAGGCCAGCACGACAGTTTTTTTTCTAATGGAATCGTTCAAGGAAAAACGCATACGGCAAACACTCCTTTGGAGTCCGAAAAGGGCGCCCAAATATTCCTATGGCTCTTTGTTTAAAGCAGGCTTGGAATTTCCTGGATATCATAAAATAGAGATGTGACAAATGCAAAACGCACTATATCTTCCCTGGTCCCCCGCCCTGTAAAAGATATTACATCAATCTATAAAACCACCAAAAACGTGTTAGCTCAAGAGGCAAATTTTCAAGCCCGGATACACAAGAGCCTAAAACACATCTCATATTGGTAACTTTTTTTGATATTATTTGATATAATAGATCAGTTTACTATATTAAGTCTATATCTTTTACGTTTTTTTTTGAGATATTCCCCAATTAGAAGCCTCGTGCGTTTTTATTCAATTTTTGTTACCCAATCTCCAGAAAAGCCTAATTAGCCCTCTTCCACTCTAAGAGGAATATCCCACTTTTTCATGTATTTCCAGATAGAGGTGCGGCTTTTGCCCAAACGGCGGCCCGCTTCGGCCTTGTTCCAGCCGCTTTGCTCCAGGGCTTCCAATAGCCTCTCTTTGGTGATTGCCCCACGAAACTTCGGTCCGTCGTCGGACCAGGGGAGCGGCTCGGAGGCGGCCTCCCGTCTGATTTCATAAGGCAGGTCATCCAGGTCGATCTTCCCGGAAGACCTTAGGACAAAGGCGTGCTCCACGGCGTTTTCCAATTCCCGCACATTGCCGGGCCAGCTATATTCCAACAGCTTTCGCATGGCCTTGTCCGCAACCCCTTCCAGGTTTTTTCCCGTTTTGGCGTTTTCCTCCAGGCGAAAATGATCCACGAGCAAAGGAATGTCCCTCCTGCGCTCGCGCAAAGGCGGAATATGGATGGGGAAAACCTTTAGCCTATAATAAAGATCCTGACGAAAAACGCCTTCCTCCACCAAGGAAAGCAGGTTTTTGTGAGTGGCTGCAATCACCCGGATGTTGATCTTGCGGGAGATGGACTCCCCTACTCGCTCGATCTCCCTTTCCTGCAGCACCCTCAGCAGGCGGACCTGAACCGCCGGGGTGAGCTCTGCAATTTCGTCCAGAAAAATCGTACCGTCCATGGCCTGCTCAAACCGCCCCACCCTGTCCCGGATGGCGCCGGTGAAAGCGCCCTTCACATGCCCGAACAACTCGCTTTCCAAGAGGGTTTCCGAAAGGGCGGAGCAATTCACCGTTACCATGGGGCCTGTGGACCGGCTGCTGTGATAATGGATGGCGCCGGCCACCAACTCCTTGCCCGTGCCGGACTCGCCGGTGACCAAAACCGTGACGTCGCTGGCCGCAGCCGCCTTGATGGCGGTAAAAACCTCCATCATGCCCTGGCTCTTGCCCACAATATTGCCGAATTCATGCATCTCGCCCAGACGGCGGGCGGCCTCCTCCGCCTCCTCCCTGGCCCGCTTGATCTCCGTCAGGTCCGTGATGGTTTCCACAATGCCTTCCATCACCCCCTGTTCATTGAACACGGGGCGGGCGTTTTTGATCACGGCCACGTCGTGGCCGTTTTTATGCCGAAGGGCGCATTCCTTGCTCACACCCTTTTTGTATTTCCTGACCCCGCAATCCTTGAAGTTGGTGGGGCACCCCTGTTGTACGCATTGGTCAAACTGAAGCATCTGGCAGGTCATGCCCAGCGCTTCCTCCGACTTGTACCCGGAAATCTTCTCCATGGCCCGGTTCCACGAGGTGACGCGCCCCTGGGAGTCCATGGTGAAAACCCCTTCCGCCATGGAGTCCATGATCATATTGACAAAGCGCAGGTTCCAAATCTGATGATTTTCAGCGTTCAAAGCGTTCACTCCCTTTGTAAATTAACGCAAAGTAACGTTACTTGTTAACACAAGTAACGTTACCCGTCCAGTCAAGTTCGGATACAAAACCATGGGAAACCTCCTTCATAAACCACTATTTATGTTAAAATTCAATATATTATAAAAAAGCATAATATTTTCAACCCCCTTGGCGCCCCTCTTGCTCTATTATCAGGACGGGAGACAAAAAACCTTTTATCAGGAGAATAACTCCATGGAAATCAATGAAACGAGCTTTGGAAAAGTGACAGGCAAGGGCGTATCCCTTGTGGATTTTTACGCCACGTGGTGCGGCCCGTGCAAGGCCCAGGAGCCCATCATCAAGGAACTGGAAAAAAATTTCAGCGGCAGGGCGGTGGTGACCAAAATGGACGTGGACCAAAACCGGGATACGGCGGCCAAACTGGGCATCTCCAGCATCCCCACCGTGGTTGTGTTCAAGGACGGCAAGGAAGTGGAGCGCTTCATCGGCCTTCAGAACCAGCAGACATTGAGTGCGGCCCTGGAAAGCGCGTTGATTTAAAAAGCAGGACCGGAAGGAGGACAGTTATGGGAAAATGCACGAATCACCCTGACCGGGAAACAAGCTACATGTGTATGAAGAACGGAACCTACCTGTGTGAGGACTGCCTGAAGTGCATGAGCCCCAATGTCCACTGTAAATTCAGACCGTCCTGCCCCATTTGGTTTATGGATAAAAAGGGCGGAAAAGACATTGATACGGACGCAGCCTGAACAGGAGGAGCTCCATGTGGAAAATCCTGGCTAACATCAATAAAAATTTAATCTTTGCCATCCCAATCATGATGGTTCTGGGCTTTGTATTTGGAGTATTCGTCCAGGCCTCGTTTTTAAAATCCGCCATCATCCCATTGACCTTCCTCATGGTCTACCCCATGATGGTGAACCTGAAAATCAAAAAGGTCTTTGAAGGCGGCGACGTCAAGGCCCAGGTCATGACCCAGGTGGTCAACTTCGGCGTGATTCCCTTCGCAGCCTTCGGCCTGGGGCAATGGTTTTTTCCGGACCAGCCTTATATGGCTCTGGGACTGCTCCTTGCGGGCCTGGTCCCCACCAGCGGCATGACCATTTCGTGGACCGGGTTCGCCAACGGCAACGTGGCGGCCGCCGTCAAAATGACGGTCATCGGCCTGACGCTGGGATCCATAGCCACCCCCTTTTACGTCAAGGCCTTGATGGGCGCGGAACTGGAAGTGAACATCATGGCTGTGATGAAGCAAATCCTGTTCATTGTTTTTCTGCCCATGGCCGCCGGCTTTGTCACCCAACAGGCCTTAATCAGAAAGTACGGCCAGGAGCAGTTCCAGCAGCATTTGGCGCCGCGCTTTCCCGGCCTGTCCACCGCCGGGGTGCTGGGCATCGTCTTTGTGGCCATGGCGCTGAAAGCCAAGGCCATCGCCGCTTCCCCTGAAATGTTGGCATACATTTTGTTGCCGCTTGGCATACTTTATGCTATAAATTATTTACTGAGCACATTGTTAGGCAAGTGGCTCTTGCATGAAAAAGACGCAAAAGCCATGGTTTACGGGTCGGTGATGCGAAACCTTTCCATCGCCCTGGCCATTTCCATCAACGCCTTCGGCCCCCAGGGCTCCACAGCCGCTTTGGTGATTGCTGTGGCGTACATTATTCAGGTGCAGTCCGCCGCCTGGTACGTTAAATTTTCCGAGAACATTTTTTCCGCAGGCGGGAAAAGTCCTGAAAAGCCGGCTGTCGCGCCGGTCAAGCCCAGAAAAGGAGTCTCTACGGGTTGATTCGAAATGCCCTATTTTTTTTACGCCGGCCGCGCTCCCATTACGGGAGCCGCGGCAGCGGTGCGTTTAAGGCCCGCCCACGGATGGACCGGGCTATCAGGAGGGAAGTTGTAATATGAAATTTTTGGTAATTGGAGGGGACGCAGCGGGCATGAGCGCCGCAAGCAGGGCCAAAAGGCTCTCCCCGGACATGGAAGTCATTGTATTGGAAAAGACCGAGGACGTATCTTACAGCGCCTGCGGTATGCCTTACAATATCGGAGACGAGTCGCGGGACCTGGAGGACCTGGTGGTCCGCAAGGCCCAGGCGTTCAGAGACAAGCAGGGGATCAACCTGCTCACCGGGCATGAAGCCCTGGAGTTGGATCCCGGCAGCAGAGCCGTGCGAGGCAAAACTTTGCAGGGAGAGGAGTTTGAATACTATTACGACAAACTCCTTATCGCTACGGGCGGCTCAGCAATCATCCCCCAGGTGGAAGGCATGGACAGTCCCGGCGTATTGCCCTTGAAAAGCCTGGAACACGCCCGCAAAATCAAGTCCCTCATTACGAATTCCAAGGTTAAAAAAGCCGTCATTCTCGGCATGGGATACATCGGCCTGGAAATGTGCGAGGCCCTGACCGAGAGAGGCGTGGAAGTCTCCATGGTCAAGCCCAATCCCATGTTTCTGCCCTGGATGGACCGGGAGCTTGCAGACCGTCTCCAGCAGGAGGTGGAATCCCGCGGCGTAAAGCTGTATTTGGGCCAGGAATTGCAAAAGGTTGAGAACACCGGCTCAGGCCTTAAAGTCGTTTGCAACGACTTAACCCTGGATGCGGACCTGCTCATTCCCGCCATAGGGATTACGCCCAACAGCGAGTTCGCTTCCAAGGCCGGCCTGAAAACCAGCGTGGGCGATTCCATCGCCGTGGACAAAGGGCTGAAAACATCCGACGAGCACATCTACTCCGCCGGCGACTGCGCCGACGCCTATCACGTGGTTTCCGGCCAAAAAACCTGGATCCCCCTGGCCTTGTACGCCAACCGGGGCGGCTGGGCCGCGGCCGACAACGTGAACGGCAAAGGCGTGGAAGTGCCAGGCGTTGTGGGCTCCGCCGTGTTCAAGGTCTTTGACTTTGAAGCGGCCCGCACGGGCCTCAATATGCGCGAAGCGGAAAAAGCGGGCTTCGAGCCCGTAAGCGTCACCATCAAAACACGGTCCCGCGCCCACGGCCACCCGGGCAATACAACTCTCCGGGTGCATATGGTGGGCGACAAAAAATCAGGCCGTCTGCTCGGCATACAGATGGCGGGCCGAGACGGATGCGCCCATCGCATTAACACAGGCGCTGCAGCCTTGCACAATCACATGACCGTAGCGGATTTCAGCCGGATGGACCTGGCTTACGCCCCGCCTTTCGGCCCAGTTTGGGACCCCGTGCTGACGGCCGCCAACCAACTGGTGAAAAAACTGTAACTCTCAAGGAGAATTACGACATGGGGAAAATCTCCCGAAGATCGTTCATTAAAGGAAGCCTGGCGGCGGCCGGCGCCCTGAGCGTTTCCGCCGCCCCCCTGCCCGCTTCCGCAAAAGGAATAGGCCCCGGGGAACTGGCCACCATGCTGGACATCGGCAAATGCATTGGATGCGGCGCCTGCGTGGAAGCCTGCCGGGATAGCAACGAGCATAAATTTCCCGAGCCGGACAAACCCTTTCCCAAAATGTATCCTCCCAGGGTGAAGACCGCCGACTGGTCGGATAAACGGGATATTGACGACCGCCTGACCCCGTACAACTGGCTGTTCATCCAATACGCGGACGTGGAGATCAACGGAGAGCAAACCACCATCACCGTGCCTCGCCGTTGCATGCACTGCACCAACCCGCCCTGCGCCGACCTTTGCCCTTTTGGAGCCGCCAGAAAACTGAAAAACGGCATCACCCGGATTCACCCGGACATCTGCCTGGGCGGCGCCAAATGCAAACTGGTCTGTCCTTGGGATATCCCTGAACGCCAGACAGGCGTAGGCCCCTATTTGCAGGTGCTGCCCAACTTTGCGGGAAACGGCGTCATGTTCAAATGCGACCGCTGCTACGATCTGATCGAACAGGGGGAGCTGCCGGCCTGCATCGAGGCCTGCCCCGAGGACGTCCAGACAATAGGCCCCCGGGACGAGATCATCGCCGCGGCCTACGCCCGGGCCGAGGAAATCAACGGGTACGTATACGGCGATAAGGAGAACGGAGGAACCAACACCATTTACGTGTCTCCCGTTCCTTTTGACGTTTTGAACGAAGCCCTGGAAAAAGGCCCCGGCATGCCCCATATGGCGCCTGTGCCCGATTCCATGGCCCATGCAGACACTCTGGCGAAAGCCATGATTCTGGCCCCGATTGCCGGATTGGCGGCCGGATTCATCAAATTCACCGGAGGAGCCAAGCCCTCCAGCCAATCAAACAAAGAGGAGTCTTAATCATGGAAAAGACAGTTGCAACATGCAGCGCCGCACCGTCCAAGGCCATGGTCAGGCTCTATATAGCCGTCATTGCGGTTTTGGCTTTCACCGGCTTCGGCCAGATGCCCATTTTCAAACGGTACTACCTGGCGGACATTCCCGGGCTGGGATGGAGCGCGAATTTTTTCGTCACCCACGCCATCCACTACCTGGGCGCCAGCGTGCTGTTTTTCCTCATGGCTTATCATATCACGGGCTATTTTCTGGCCGGAAGGCATTCCTGCACCCTGACCAAATCGGGTTGGACCAGGGTGATTTTCCTGGCGGGCCTGACCGTCACGGGGATCTTTCGCGTTCTGAAAAATATGCCGGATATTTTGTTTTCCCCCAACTTCACCATGTTCATCGACTTCGCCCATCTGGGCTTTGCCATGCTCTTTTTATTTTCATGCTTGGGTTTTCTTATATTTCGGACAGGATGGCTTAAGGAGGTAACTCACAACTAAATCTTTATTTAGGGGAGGCTCTATGTACAGAAAACTAGGCTTTTTCGCACTGGCCGCTTGTTTGGCGATTGGGCTCGGACTTGCCCTTTCGGCCAGCGCAGCCACCGGGGATGGAAGAGAGGGTCCAAAGCCGCCGTTTGGGAACCCAAACTCGGCTAACAACACGGCGGACCACTCCAAATTCGAGGTTCTTCAAAAGGAGTTTAAGTCAGGCCCGGAAGTCACCAAGGCCTGCCTGAGCTGCCACAACGAAGCTGCGGAGCAGTTTCAGAAAACCATCCATTGGAAATGGTTGTGCCCGGCCGCCAAGCCCGAAGCCAAGCTCGGCAAAGCAGGGTACGTGGTAAACAACTTCTGCATCAACATCAATTCCAATGAACCGCGCTGTACGTCCTGCCACGCAGGCTACGGCTACAAAAACAAAGACTTCGACTTTTCCGTGCAGGAAAACGTGGACTGTCTGGTCTGCCACGAGCAAACCGGAACCTACAAAAAATTCCCCCCGGGCGCGGGCTATGTGGTCAAGGAGCCCACCATGTTTGGAGGGAAGGAATGGCTGCCCCCTGATTTTGCCAAGGTGGCGCAGTCCGTGGCCCTGCCCACCCGTAAGAATTGCGGAACCTGCCATTTTTACGGCGGCGGCGGCGAAGGGGTCAAGCACGGAGACCTGGACGCCAGCCTGTACAAACCAAAATGGGACCTGGACGTTCACATGAACGTTGACGGGGAAAACTTCACCTGCACCCGCTGCCACACCACAGTGCAGCACGCCGTTGCCGGACGGTGCTACAAGTCCACCCCGCTCACCGACCGCAGGAGCCTGCTGGATTCCGACCTCATCCACCGGATTACCTGCTATTCCTGCCATTCGGAAAAACCGCACAAAACCGACGCCAAGCTGAACGACCACACGGACAAGGTGTCTTGCCAGGCCTGCCACATTCCTGAATTCGCCAGGGAGCATTCCACCAAAATGTCCTGGGACTGGTCCACAGCCGGTAAAAAGAACGCCAAGGGCAAACCGTTGGTCATCGAAAAGGACGGACGCCATTCCTACAATGGCATGAAGGGGGATTTTGTCTGGAAGAAGAACGTGGTCCCGGAATACAAATGGTTTAACGGGAAACTGACCTACCTGACCCTGACGGACAAAATCGATCCGGCCCAGCAGCCCATAGAGATCAACAAGGCTCACGGCTCTTACGACGACCCGGACGCCCGCATCTTTCCGTTCAAGGTGCACAAAGGCAAACAGCCTTTCGACAAAGTGAACAACACCTTTGTGGTTCCCCACCTTTTCGGCAAGGATAAAAACGCCTACTGGAAGGGATACAACTGGGCCAACGCCATTCAAACGGGCATGGACTACACGGGTCTCCCCTACTCCGGCGAGTTCGATTTCATCAGCACGGAGTACATGTACCAGACCACCCACATGGTCGCACCCAAGGAGAAAGCCCTTTCCTGCGACGCCTGCCACGCTCCCCAGGGACGCCTGGCCAAGCTCACCGGCTTTTACCTGCCGGGCAGAGACGCCAACGGCTTCGTGGATTATATCGGATGGCTCATCGTCGTCGCCTCTTTACTCGGAGTCCTGTTCCACGGACTGGTTCGCATTGCCTCCACCGGCAATGGAAAGGAGGAATAAGATGAGTCAAGCGCCTATGAAAAAAATCTACCTGTATACGCGTTTTGAACGTTTCTGGCATTGGGCTCAGGCCGTGCTGATCCTATTCCTGCTCTTCACGGGCCTGGAAGTGCACGGGGTCTACAAAATCTTCGGATACGAAGAAGCCGTGGAGCTCCACAACCTGGCCGCCTGGACCTGGCTGATCCTGTACATCTTCATTATATTCTGGGAAGCCACCACCGGCGAATGGAAGCAATACATCCCCACCACCAGAAAGCTGGTGACTGTGGCCATGTATTACAGCATCGGCATTTTCCGGGGAGATCCCCATCCCGTGCCCAAGACGGAACGGGTCAAACACAACCCCCTGCAGCGCCTCACCTACCTGGGCATCGCCCTGGTTTTGGTACCGCTGCAAATCGTGACGGGGATTCTGTATTATTTCTATAACGACTGGGCCGTCCTGGGCATCCACATGAAGCTGGGAACCCTGGCGGCCGTGCATATGTTCGGGGCCTTGATGCTTTTGGCGTTCGTCATCGTCCATGTGTACATGACCACCACGGGCCACACCATCATGGCCCACATCAAGGCCATGATCTCGGGATGGGAGGAAGTTCCCGACACGCCGGACGAAAAAGAGGCATAGAACCAAGACAGCCGGAGGCGAAAGCCTCCGGCTGTTAAATTTTTACAAAAACCAATTTGTTCTCCCTGACTGCAACAGCGTTTGACGCAGCTGTCATCCCCCCAAAAACAATCCAATGGGAGGACGCCGGAGCTGGCGCCGGCCATTAAGCCTTACGTTTCTCTTCCTCGTCGTCGTCATATATTTTCATATCCGGGTACAGCTTCCTGGCGCAATC harbors:
- a CDS encoding FAD-dependent oxidoreductase translates to MKFLVIGGDAAGMSAASRAKRLSPDMEVIVLEKTEDVSYSACGMPYNIGDESRDLEDLVVRKAQAFRDKQGINLLTGHEALELDPGSRAVRGKTLQGEEFEYYYDKLLIATGGSAIIPQVEGMDSPGVLPLKSLEHARKIKSLITNSKVKKAVILGMGYIGLEMCEALTERGVEVSMVKPNPMFLPWMDRELADRLQQEVESRGVKLYLGQELQKVENTGSGLKVVCNDLTLDADLLIPAIGITPNSEFASKAGLKTSVGDSIAVDKGLKTSDEHIYSAGDCADAYHVVSGQKTWIPLALYANRGGWAAADNVNGKGVEVPGVVGSAVFKVFDFEAARTGLNMREAEKAGFEPVSVTIKTRSRAHGHPGNTTLRVHMVGDKKSGRLLGIQMAGRDGCAHRINTGAAALHNHMTVADFSRMDLAYAPPFGPVWDPVLTAANQLVKKL
- a CDS encoding 4Fe-4S dicluster domain-containing protein, whose product is MGKISRRSFIKGSLAAAGALSVSAAPLPASAKGIGPGELATMLDIGKCIGCGACVEACRDSNEHKFPEPDKPFPKMYPPRVKTADWSDKRDIDDRLTPYNWLFIQYADVEINGEQTTITVPRRCMHCTNPPCADLCPFGAARKLKNGITRIHPDICLGGAKCKLVCPWDIPERQTGVGPYLQVLPNFAGNGVMFKCDRCYDLIEQGELPACIEACPEDVQTIGPRDEIIAAAYARAEEINGYVYGDKENGGTNTIYVSPVPFDVLNEALEKGPGMPHMAPVPDSMAHADTLAKAMILAPIAGLAAGFIKFTGGAKPSSQSNKEES
- a CDS encoding tetrathionate reductase family octaheme c-type cytochrome, which translates into the protein MYRKLGFFALAACLAIGLGLALSASAATGDGREGPKPPFGNPNSANNTADHSKFEVLQKEFKSGPEVTKACLSCHNEAAEQFQKTIHWKWLCPAAKPEAKLGKAGYVVNNFCININSNEPRCTSCHAGYGYKNKDFDFSVQENVDCLVCHEQTGTYKKFPPGAGYVVKEPTMFGGKEWLPPDFAKVAQSVALPTRKNCGTCHFYGGGGEGVKHGDLDASLYKPKWDLDVHMNVDGENFTCTRCHTTVQHAVAGRCYKSTPLTDRRSLLDSDLIHRITCYSCHSEKPHKTDAKLNDHTDKVSCQACHIPEFAREHSTKMSWDWSTAGKKNAKGKPLVIEKDGRHSYNGMKGDFVWKKNVVPEYKWFNGKLTYLTLTDKIDPAQQPIEINKAHGSYDDPDARIFPFKVHKGKQPFDKVNNTFVVPHLFGKDKNAYWKGYNWANAIQTGMDYTGLPYSGEFDFISTEYMYQTTHMVAPKEKALSCDACHAPQGRLAKLTGFYLPGRDANGFVDYIGWLIVVASLLGVLFHGLVRIASTGNGKEE
- a CDS encoding cytochrome b/b6 domain-containing protein, with translation MSQAPMKKIYLYTRFERFWHWAQAVLILFLLFTGLEVHGVYKIFGYEEAVELHNLAAWTWLILYIFIIFWEATTGEWKQYIPTTRKLVTVAMYYSIGIFRGDPHPVPKTERVKHNPLQRLTYLGIALVLVPLQIVTGILYYFYNDWAVLGIHMKLGTLAAVHMFGALMLLAFVIVHVYMTTTGHTIMAHIKAMISGWEEVPDTPDEKEA